The Gemmatimonadetes bacterium SCN 70-22 DNA window GTCGCGCCCAGTGCAGGCGCAATCGCGACCCGGCTCGCTGCCGCCGTGTCGCTGGCGCTTCTTGCCGCCGCCTGCTCCCCCGACTCCGGGCTCCCGCCGGGCTTGGTGCCGGGATCGGACGCCGCATACGCGGCCAAGGGGGGCAACCCGGCGGCCCGCGTCATCGTCTCCGTCGTCGTCACGCCCAACCCCGCCACCGTGCGGGTCGATGCCACGCAGCAGCTGACGGCGACCGCGTACAATCGCGACGGTGGCGTGGTTCAGGACGCCGTCTTCAAATGGTCCAGCAGCGACCCGACGATCGCGACCGTGAACGCCGCTGGCGTCGTCCTGGGGCGTAGGGCAGGGGGGCCCGTCACGATCACGGCCAAGACCGACATGAAGTCGGCCGCCGCCACGGTCCGCGGCGCGGCGCGGGTGACGGTGGAATCTCGTCAGCTGCAGTGGGTGGTGGTGCCGAGTCCGACCATGCAGCCGCTCCATGCCGTATGGGGCGCTGCCCCGGACGATGTCTGGGCCGTTGGCGAATACGGGACCATCCTGCACTATGATGGCGTGCAGTGGACGTCGGTGGCGAACACCATCTCCCGAAGTCTCGTCCGCGTGTGGGGCGCGAGCAGCACGGACATCTGGGCGACGGCGTACACGGTTGGTGGCGGCGGATATGCCGTCTACCACTACGACGGCCACCAATGGACGCAGTCCACGAGCGTCGGCAACGGAGGTGTCTGGGGGACCGCCTCGAACAACGTCTGGGTGGGCGGCGACGGCGGGTTCCTGATGCGCTTCGACGGAGCGCAGTGGAGCACGGTCTCGAGTCCGTTCAATCGCGCCATCGACGACTTCTCGGGGACGAGCGCCTCCGATGTCTGGGCTGTTGGCGACGCGAGCGGGGGTATCGCCACGATGCACTACGACGGCGTCTCGTGGGCGGCTGCGCCGACACCGCCCGTCCAGCGACTCGGGACGGTATGGGCGGCCAGCGCGGCCGACGTCTGGGCGGGCGGCTACAAGGGCTCGCCGGCGCAGCCGGTCATGCTTCGGTGGAACGGTTCCACCTGGTCGGAAGTGCCACTGCCATCGCTGGGTGGAGCCTGCTGTGTCCACAAACTGTGGGGGAGCGCCGCGAACAGCGTCTGGGGGACGTCGTCGGGAGGGCAGATCCTGCACTTCGACGGCACGCAGTGGTCTGTCGAGGGCACGTCGACGTCATCGACATTCGTGTCCATCTGGGGGTTCGGGGATGACGACGTCTGGGCCGTGGGCGATGGAGGGGTGATTCTCCATCGCACGTACGTGCCGTAGGTGCGAGGCGAGGTCGGATCGGTGTCTACCGCACACTCTCAAAGCACCAGCCGGCGGAGCGGATCCCGGAGTGTGCAATTCTCGCCGGTGATCCTGTGCAATTCTGCGCCGGTGCTAACACGCCTGCAGTCCTGGTAAGCGAAAGCCCATCAGCGCGAACGCGGCGAGCCCGCGCGCATGACATTCGGCGAGCGCGCGCTCGACCGCTTGCGGAAAGCGCAGGGCGAGGACGCCGGGGTCACGATTGACCGCCAGGGCGCTGGACCAATGGCCGGCGCTCACAGGGCTCCCTCGTCGGGGTCGGATGCGTTCGCCCACTGGTGGGCGACGATGGTAAGACCGCCCAGTCCTCGAGACCGAAGCAGGCACATGCATGGCGCAGTTGGTCAATGCCTGAGCGCCGACTTGACGAGGGCGGCAGGGATTGTAGGATTGGGCGGTCGACATGGAGCGGCGCCATCCGCTTTTGAGACGGAAGCGCCGGCCGCTGGGGAGGATGTGAAGCCACGAGGAGGGCATATGCGGCGCAGCGTCACAGGCGGGCTGGTGCTCACGGTCGTGCTTGCAGGATGCAGGGATGTGTCGACGGCCCCGGACGTGCGCGTGCGGTTACCGCTGGATCCCCCGTCACTGTCTGTCGTCCCGGACCAGTTCGCCATCTTCGCGCGAATGGTCACGCTCGCTCAGGGCTGGGTAGGCAGCGGACTGCTGAACACCGGCCAGGGGGATGGCCTGATCGCGAAAGTCAATTCTGCCCGTGCCGCAATGGCCCACGGCAGCCAGAACCTGCCGGCCACGGCGGGAATCCTTCAGGCGCTCGCGAACCAACTGCAGGCCTTCGTGCAGGCGGGACTGCTGACTGCCGCCCAGGCGGCGGAGCTGGTGGCGCTCGGCCAAGCCGTGACAAACAACGAGCTGCTCTTCGAGTCCATCAGTGCGGGTAGCGGTTTCGCCTGCGGGCTGGCTATTGGAGGCTATGCCTACTGCTGGGGACGAAATGACGCCGGGCAATTGGGCAACGGGACTACGATCGCGACCGTCCACCCAACGCTGGTGTCCACAAGCAAGACCTTCACGTCGATCGGTGTCGGTGAGTGGCACGGGTGTGGCCTGACCGCCGGTGGTGAGGTCTGGTGCTGGGGAGGGAATAACTCCGGCCAGTTGGGCGATGGCACGATCATTGATCGGCTCGTGCCATCGCGAGTCTCCGGTGGATGGGTCTTTGCGTCGCTCGATGTGGGTGCGTACGGCACCTGCGGTACCACGACGTCGGGAGTGGCGTACTGCTGGGGCGCAGGAGGCCGCGTCGGAGTCGACCTCGGAGGTCTCGGAGCACCGGCGCCGGCGATGTGCGCGGGCTACTACGCCGGTCCGTGGCCGTGCGCTCTCGCTCCGTTGCAGGTCTCAGGAAGTCACACATTTTCTGCCATCAGTGCAGGACTCTGGACCGCCTGCGGCTTAGCGACTGGGGGACAACCGCTCTGCTGGGGGTGGAACCAGTTGTGGCAACTCGGGAACGGCACCACTGTCAACGCGCCGAGTCCCACCCCGGTGTCGACGAGTTCTCCGTTCCAGTCCATCGCCATTGGGGCCGCTCACGCGTGCGGGATCGCGAGTGGTGGCGCGGCCTACTGCTGGGGGCCATCGGCCTTCAACTGGGGCCAGCTCGGTCACGGCACCTTCCTCGGTGCGTCGGCACCCAGCCCCGTGAGCGGCGGATTGACCTTCAGCATGATCCGACCGGCCAAGGGGAACAACATCTTCTCCTTCACGTGCGGGGTCACCACCGCAGGCGTCGCCTACTGCTGGGGGGCGAACGTGCGCGGAGAGCTGGGTGGGGTGGCCGCCGAGAGCTGCAATTCTGGCGTCTTCGCGTTCCCGTGCAGCTCGACGCCTATCGCTGTGTCCGGCGGTCACATGTTCGACGAGGTAAGCGCCGGCAACGCATTCGCATGCGGTGTGACCCCGGTCGGCGAAGGCTATTGTTGGGGTGCGAACGATGTCGGCCAGCTTGGCGACGGGAGTACTACTGACGCAAGTGCCCCGGTGCGCGTCGTCCGGTGATAGCGCGAGTGGCGAAGGCGTGGCCTCGGACCCCAGTCGTGCAGGGGAAGAGTGTCTGTGTTGCTCCTACGCCAATGGCGAATGCGGCACCGTGCGTTGTCTGGCTGCACCGCGCCGCGATGGCCGCGCACTCGAGTGAGCTTACGCGACGTACGCGATCGAGCTTCTCGCCTGGGACCTTCTGCTCGGCCTCGCACTCATGCTCGCGGCCGGCGCCCTGCCGGCTGACCGGACATCGCAGCGGCTGCGCCCCTGGCTCCGGGTCACCGGGGCGCTGTGCCTGGCCGGGCTGATCGGCCCCCTCGTTGGCGACATGCGGCTGCAGCTGGTCGGGGTGTTCGGGTATGCGGTCCTCCTCCCGCTGGTCGCGTGGATGCTGCGCGGCTGGTTTCGCGCGGAAGAGCGGGAGCAGCGCGTCGGCACCTAACGGGCGGTGGCGCGGAGGGCTGCCCCGGAGGAACGTCTGGATCGCCGCGCACGGTCCTCGCGCTGGGCCATGGGAAGCCGGCCCCCCGGCGCTCAGAACAGGAAGCGCACCACCAGCATCGTCCCCAACACCGTCGTGGCCCCGCCGGCGGCGTATGCTCCGGCGCCGGTCGCCGCACCGCCCGCGATGCCCCCGGTGCACGGCGACGGCGAGCGCTGTCCCTGCACGCCGCCGATGACGGCGCCGGTCACCGCCACCGCGCCTAACGCCACGACCGCCGGGCGCACGTCGCGCCACGACCATGGGCGAGCCGGGGCGCGCTGCGCGGCGGCGCGGGCGTGCTGGTCGCGGGCGGCGCGCTCGTGGCGGCTGATGTGCCGCGTGACCAGGCCACCGATGCCGCCCAGCGCCGCCCCGGCGATCGCCCCGTGCACGGCGCTCTTCTCCGCGTGGCCGAGGCAGCGGGAGGGCGAGACGGCGCCTCCCACGAAACCGGCCAGCGCCCCCGCGCCGGCGCCGACGAGCGAGAGCCCGGCCGCGTTGAGCACACGCCCTTCGCACGTGGCCGATGCACTGAGCCAGCTGACCTCGAGGCAGCGGCGCGACGTGCTGTCGAGCGCGGCACTCGACGGGCGTTGCGATTGGGCCGCGCAGGGGAGGAGGGCGGCGAGGACGAGCGCGATACATGCGAGCGGGGGACGCATCTGGCACCTGCTGCGGGGAGTGAGTCCGGCGCGGTGCTCCGAGCCCGATTGCAGGCCGCCACCGATGGGATCGGGGATGATCGCCCTGGGCGATTAGTTGCCGATTAGCGGGAGTGGCCGCGCCATCGCGGCTCTCCATGAGCTCCCCCCACGCGCGACCACGCCCCCGCGCCGCAGCCCGTCGCCGTCGCGCGCCCCATTGCGGCGCCCGCAGGTGCGCATTATTGTGTGTGATCAACACGGAATATCCACGACCCGGAGCGGAGAGACCATGGCGGCCACGGCACGACGATACGGCACGACTCAGCAGGCGATGGTGAGCCTGCTGATGGCCTCCGGCCGCCTGCATCGCGCGCTCTCCGAGCTCATGGAGCGCCACGACGTCACGCACGACCAATACAACGTGCTGCGGATCCTCCGCGGCGCCGGGGCGGAGGGATTGCCGCGCTACGAGATCTCCGCCCGGATGATCTACCGCGCGTCCGACGTCACCCGGCTCCTCGATCGCCTGGAAGCGCGGAACCTCGTGCAGCGGCAGCGGTCGGCACAGGATCGCCGGCTCTCGCTGACGTGCATCTCCCGGAAGGGGCTCGCCCTGCTCGATGCCCTCGAGCCCGAGGTCGCTGTCGTGCACGAACGAATGACGCAGCGCTTCACGGCCGCCGAGCGCCATGAGCTGGCGCGGCTCTGCGACATGGTGACCGACTGATCGCGACGGCTGGTGCGGCGACACCCCGCTCCGGACGCACGAACACGTGGTGGAAACATCAATAGTTCACAACTTGCAAGGAGGGGCACATGCGGGTGCTGGTGACGGGCGGGACCGGGTACATCGGGGGAGCGGTGCTGCGGGCGCTGCGAGCAGCGGGGCACGAACCGCGCGGCGTCGTACGCTCGGAGGAGGCGGCGCGGGGTGTGCGCGCGCGCGGCGGGGTGCCGGTGAACGGCGACCTGCGCGACCCACGCGGGCTGGCCGAGCTGGCGCGCGATGCCGACGCGGTGATTCACGCCGCCAGCACGCAATCGCCCGATGCGGCGGAGGCCGACATTGCCGCGTCGCGCGCCATCCGTGACGCCCTGGAGGGGAGCGGGAAGCCGTTCGTCCTCACCAGCGGCGCGTGGGTGCTCGGCGACACGGGCGATCGCATGGCCGACGAGACCTGGGCGCGCAACCCGGTGGAGTTGGTCGCCTGGCGCGGTCCGCTGGAGGAGGAGATTCTCGCGGCACCCGGAATGCGCGGCATCGTCCTCCGCCCCGGCGTGGTCTTCGGCGAGCATGGCGGGATTCCGGAGTCGGTCGCTCAGGGTGAGCTTCCCGTTGTCGGCGACGGTGCGCAGCACTGGGCGCTGGTGCATGTGCGCGATCTCGCGGACCTCTACGTACGGGCGCTCGGCGCCCCGGCCGGTGCGATCCTCCATGGTATCGCCCTCGTCGCCACGATGCGCGACGTCGCGCTCCTCGGTGCGGCGCGGCGCGGCGGGCGTTCGTTCGAGTCGGCCACGCTCGCGCAGGCCCGCGATCGTCTGGGGGCGTTTGCCGACGCGCTCGCGATCAACCAGCGCATCTCATCGGACCGGACGCAGGCGCTGCTCGGCTGGCGCCCGAGTCGGACCTCGCTCGTCGAGGAGTTCCTCGGCGACGGGCGGCTGGCGGCTGCCTGAGACAAGGCGGCGCACTCCCCCGGCAGCGAGCCGAGGGAGTGCGAGGCGGGTGTCGGTCGGGGCGACGGGCGAGCGCTTCGTTGCCATGCCCCCCCCGGCAGTCGCGGGACGGTTGGCGGCCGCGCCTAACCCGTCGCACTCGCCACGACGCGCCGCACGAACGGCGCGACGATGGCGACGGTGGGAAAGGCCACGGGCCACGTCGTGAGGCAGCTGCGCACCCACTGTTCAGGGAGTCCAGGATGGAATCCACGTGAGGTGATCAGGACGAACGCCGAGACGATGCAGACCATGATGGCCGACAGCAGGGCGCTGAACAGGACGGGTGCAAAGCGGGCGGGAATGCGCATGACGGTCTCCAGTTGGCAACGGGGAAGGGTTTCAGTCAGGTCGTGCGCTCAGCGCGCGGGTGACGCGAGGAGGAGTGTGGCCCATCCGGCCGCATAGAGCCCGAGGCCGAAGACGAGGTGCGTGAGGAAGCTCTGGATCCTGGCCGCGCCAGGCCTCGGGCTTCGGGAGGCGGCGACCCCCACCCCCATCCCCGGTTGCATCAGCAGCATGGGCGCCGCCACGGTCCCGATGCCGACCGTCAGGGCAGGGCCGATGGTCGGGTGCCGCATCCATTCGGGTCCCCAGATGCCGGTGAGCACCGCTGCGAAGGTGATGCCGATCAGGTAGTGCATCGCCCAGCCGATGACGTGCTCGCCGTGCACGGGAGGCGACGCGGCGATCGCGTCGTGGCGGAACTGGCCGCGGGGCATGTAGGCGAACCAGCGCCCCACCAGCCGGTAGTCGGGGCGAGGGAAGCCGAGCAATCGTCGGCGCGCCAGCCCCCACAGGTCCGTGACCGCGGTGGCGATGACCCCGATGGCGATCGTGCGAATGAGATAGTCCAAGACGTCCTCCGGTCGACTGAGTTGCACTCCATGCGAAGGGAGTGTACAAATTGAAGTCGACTTTAGGTCAAGGAGGCGGGATGGACATCGGCGAGGTGGCGCGGCGGACGGGAGTGCCGGCGTCGGCGCTGCGCTACTACGAGAAGAAGGGGCTGATCCGCTCCGTCGGCCGGACGGGGCTGCGCCGCACCTTCGATGATGGGGTGCTCGAGCGGCTCGCCTTGATCGCGCTGGGGCAGTCGGCCGGCCTCACGCTCGACGAGATCGCGCGGATGTTCGCGGCCGATGGCTCCCCTCGCGTGGACCGTGCGCTGCTCGCCGCGAGGGCGGACCAGATCGACGCGCGCATCCGCCAGATGACCGCGATGCGCGACGGCCTGCGGCACGCCGCTGCCTGCCGCGCCGCAGACCACATGGCATGCCCGAAGTTCCGCCGCCTGCTGGGACTCGCCGCGTCCAGGCGCCGGACGAGCGCGCGCGAGCCTTAGGCGGGGGTCACGCGCGAGTCAGTCGAACAGCGCTGAACGTTGCAGCGCAACGCTTCCCTCACTCGCCGCCCTTCGCCCGCTCGCGCTCTCGCCGGCGCACTGCGAGCAACTCCGCGCACTCCTTCGCCAGGATCCCGCCGTGCACCTCGGGAGGGAGCGTCCCAGGAAACGCCGTGACGTCCGCGAGCAACGGCCACGTGCCGCACGCTGCGCCGACGGCGCCGGCAACGGTGCCGTAGACCACACGCGCGATGCCGGTGCGCCGGATGACGTAGGCACAGAGCACGCACGGCTCCACGGTCGTGTACAGTGTGGCCCCGGCGAGGTGGAGCGACCCGCTGGCCGTGCATGCCTCGCGTACGGCCTCGACCTCGGCGTGGGCACTGGGGTCGAGGCGCTCGCGGGTCCGCTCGCGCCCCGCGCCGAGCACGCGACCGTCGCGCACCACGAGCGCTCCCACCGGAGTCTCGTGTGCCGCCAGCGCCTGGCGTGCCAGCTCCAGGGATCGCCGCATCCAGTAGTCGTCGTCCGTGAGGCTCATTCGGCTAGAACTTCCAGTTGTAGCCCACACGAATGACCTGCGTCTCCAGGTAGTCCGTGCTGACGAGGCGAAAGTTGGTGCCGCGGATGGTACGCTCGACCTGGTTGGTGTTGAGCAGATCGGTGGCGTTCACGACGATCTCGCCCCTCCCTCGCAGAACGCTCTTCTTCGCGCCGGCGTCGAGGAGGTAGCGGCTCCCCATGCGCCCCTGCGGGAAGAGATCGGGGGCGAGGTAGATGTTGGAGAGCTGCAACTGCCAGTCGCGTGGAAGGGTGAGCGTCGCGTTGAGCTTGACGTTGCCCGATGTGAGCTGCTCGCGCGACGCCGTGTACGTTACCGGGACCGGGTAGCGGTTCACGACCGAGAACGCGTCGATGATGCGGCGGTAGACGTTGGCATTGGCGTTGAGCGAGAGCTGCGCCCCGA harbors:
- a CDS encoding MerR family transcriptional regulator — protein: MDIGEVARRTGVPASALRYYEKKGLIRSVGRTGLRRTFDDGVLERLALIALGQSAGLTLDEIARMFAADGSPRVDRALLAARADQIDARIRQMTAMRDGLRHAAACRAADHMACPKFRRLLGLAASRRRTSAREP